In Thiospirochaeta perfilievii, a single window of DNA contains:
- a CDS encoding GtrA family protein yields the protein MQIIKQAAKFSIVGLINTGITIGSIFILTKIFSVNYIVANAIGYILGLINSFFLNRSWTFKSRGKFRSQGLRFVLVFIMCYTLQLGLLIILKERLYINVDISQIIGMVFYTGLNFILSKFFTFKKESLYES from the coding sequence ATGCAAATAATTAAACAGGCCGCTAAATTTTCCATTGTTGGGCTTATAAATACTGGTATAACAATTGGATCTATTTTTATTTTGACAAAAATATTTTCTGTAAATTATATAGTTGCAAATGCTATAGGTTATATTTTAGGTCTTATTAATAGTTTTTTTCTAAATAGGTCTTGGACATTTAAAAGTAGGGGTAAATTTAGATCCCAGGGATTAAGGTTTGTTCTTGTTTTTATAATGTGTTACACACTACAATTAGGGCTCTTAATAATCCTTAAGGAGAGATTATATATAAATGTCGATATATCTCAAATTATTGGTATGGTTTTTTACACAGGATTAAATTTTATCTTAAGTAAGTTTTTTACATTTAAAAAGGAGTCTTTATATGAAAGTTAG
- a CDS encoding glycosyltransferase family 9 protein: MCDRGNSSLRFFDRYLGIPIVFLLGLFHFKRKKPERFNSVGVLATAAIGDTLLISPILKDLKKRYPGSDITIFCGKTNKATFEMALPSFKLVVIPVNNPLKSLKIIRSNSFDIFIDFGPWPRLNSILSYFAKSKYRVGFKSINQHRHFVYDKVVDHLDTNHEIDNLRRVVKEFDVVSESIPSLGDSTPNLENPYVVVHMFPSGYKAFYKEWSDYKWVNLINGLTDNGINVKLTGAPVDVEPCNRIVSSCKNSSKIEVLAGKTNLKQAGEVLQKSTLVISVNTGIMHMAAAYNKYVIGLHGPTSPLRWGPICNNKTDFTATTKGAGCLHLGFEYVVDDVNSLDSIDESLVLEEAVRIYKGVLC, translated from the coding sequence ATGTGTGATAGAGGAAACAGTAGTTTAAGGTTTTTTGATAGATACTTGGGAATACCAATAGTTTTCCTATTAGGATTATTTCATTTTAAAAGGAAAAAACCAGAGAGATTTAATAGTGTTGGAGTTCTTGCTACAGCAGCTATTGGAGATACTCTTTTAATCTCCCCCATATTAAAGGATTTAAAAAAAAGATACCCAGGTTCCGACATTACAATATTTTGTGGAAAAACAAATAAGGCTACATTTGAGATGGCACTACCTAGTTTTAAACTAGTTGTAATCCCTGTTAATAATCCCTTAAAAAGTCTAAAAATAATTAGATCAAATAGTTTTGATATCTTTATAGATTTTGGACCCTGGCCAAGGTTAAACTCTATTTTATCCTATTTTGCTAAATCTAAATACAGAGTTGGGTTTAAATCAATAAATCAACATAGGCATTTTGTTTATGATAAAGTTGTTGACCATTTGGATACTAACCACGAAATTGATAATCTTAGAAGAGTTGTTAAGGAGTTTGATGTAGTTTCTGAATCTATACCATCATTAGGGGATTCGACACCTAACTTAGAAAATCCCTATGTTGTTGTTCATATGTTTCCAAGTGGATATAAGGCTTTTTATAAGGAGTGGAGTGACTATAAGTGGGTAAATTTAATTAATGGTTTAACTGATAATGGTATCAATGTTAAACTAACTGGAGCTCCAGTAGATGTAGAACCTTGTAATAGGATTGTTTCTAGTTGTAAAAATTCTAGTAAGATTGAAGTTCTAGCAGGCAAAACTAATTTAAAACAAGCTGGAGAAGTTTTACAAAAATCTACACTTGTTATTAGTGTAAATACTGGTATTATGCATATGGCTGCAGCATATAATAAATATGTTATAGGCCTACATGGACCAACATCACCCTTAAGGTGGGGACCTATATGTAATAACAAAACAGATTTTACTGCCACAACTAAGGGGGCAGGTTGTCTTCATCTAGGTTTTGAGTATGTTGTAGATGATGTAAATTCCCTTGACTCAATAGATGAGTCTTTAGTGTTAGAAGAAGCTGTTAGGATATACAAGGGAGTATTATGTTAG
- a CDS encoding glycosyltransferase family 2 protein, with product MKVSIIIPCYNEEEVISLAYQRIYKVMERISYQYEIVLVNDGSKDNTYNILKEISSKNDTVKVINLSRNFGHQPAVTAGIELCSGDIAIIMDADMQDPPELIPDMIDVYLKEEANVVYAVRESRKGESFFKKVTAKLFYRFLNSVSEIKLPLDTGDFRLIDRSVIEEFKKLKEKKTYIRGLITWVGYKQVPFYYKRDQRLAGETKYPLSKMLKFASNGIMSFTKKPLEIAIGLGTLNIIVGIILSVYVFISHFSNSITTVPGWASLMIVVIFFSGIQLLSLGFIGIYLGRVFDEVKDRPDYIISEKINF from the coding sequence ATGAAAGTTAGTATTATAATTCCATGTTACAATGAAGAGGAAGTTATTTCACTAGCCTACCAACGGATTTATAAAGTTATGGAACGTATTAGTTATCAATATGAAATAGTTTTAGTTAATGATGGTAGTAAAGACAATACTTATAACATATTAAAAGAGATATCTAGTAAGAATGACACTGTTAAAGTTATTAATCTTTCTAGAAATTTTGGTCACCAGCCTGCAGTAACAGCTGGTATTGAGCTATGTAGTGGGGATATTGCCATAATAATGGATGCAGATATGCAGGATCCTCCAGAACTAATACCAGATATGATAGATGTCTATTTAAAAGAAGAAGCAAATGTAGTATATGCAGTTCGAGAGAGTCGTAAAGGGGAGTCCTTCTTTAAAAAAGTTACAGCTAAGCTTTTTTATAGGTTCTTGAATTCAGTTTCTGAAATAAAACTTCCATTAGACACTGGTGATTTTAGGTTAATTGATAGATCGGTAATTGAAGAGTTTAAAAAATTAAAAGAGAAAAAGACATATATACGTGGACTAATTACATGGGTAGGTTATAAACAGGTTCCATTTTATTATAAAAGGGATCAAAGGTTAGCTGGAGAGACAAAATATCCTCTTTCCAAGATGTTAAAATTTGCTTCTAATGGCATTATGTCCTTTACTAAAAAACCACTTGAAATTGCCATCGGTTTAGGAACTCTAAACATAATAGTAGGAATTATACTAAGTGTATATGTATTTATCTCCCACTTTTCTAATAGTATAACCACTGTCCCGGGTTGGGCCTCATTAATGATTGTTGTTATATTTTTTAGTGGAATACAGTTATTAAGTTTAGGTTTTATTGGTATTTATTTAGGAAGGGTTTTTGATGAAGTAAAGGATAGACCTGATTATATAATATCAGAGAAAATTAATTTTTAA
- the rfaE2 gene encoding D-glycero-beta-D-manno-heptose 1-phosphate adenylyltransferase, whose product MFKTIKESLNSRLNYLIIGDVMIDKYILGEVKRISPEAPVPVLKVKNKKHNPGGAGNVAVNISGLNSDVTIVGFTGRDESLDLLSLDLEGYKNIELRPTIWSRNTITKTRLISGQQQIVRIDEEESFSPTSLELDNLLSDINNIDLSNFNGIVLSDYAKGVCSDSVCQNVIKRAANLNIPTIVDPKGSNWEKYKGATVLTPNLKEVGDVYGMEIPNNDSEVERVGLELLNRFNLTNIIITRSEKGMTLINRNTTEHFPTMAKDVFDVSGAGDTVVAGVIRFLTAGLDIKDAINIANFAAGIVVGHVGTWPIKMEELLEKSSDSKTLNSTIIDLKKNHKKIVFTNGCFDLLHPGHVDYMQKAKELGDYLIIGLNSDESVRRLKGKDRPVNSEQVRKTMLEALGCVDAVEIFNEDTPYQLIKRISPDILVKGGDYNIEDIVGREFAKETKTIEFLEGFSTTSLIDRIKQAYV is encoded by the coding sequence ATGTTTAAAACTATTAAAGAGTCCCTTAATTCTAGATTAAACTATCTAATTATTGGGGATGTTATGATTGATAAGTATATTTTAGGAGAAGTTAAAAGAATTAGCCCGGAAGCTCCTGTTCCTGTATTAAAGGTAAAAAATAAAAAACATAATCCAGGAGGAGCTGGAAATGTTGCTGTAAATATATCTGGATTAAACTCGGATGTTACAATTGTAGGTTTTACAGGGAGGGATGAATCCTTAGATCTTCTAAGTTTAGACTTAGAAGGTTATAAAAATATTGAACTTAGGCCTACAATTTGGTCTAGGAATACCATAACTAAAACTAGACTAATATCTGGGCAGCAACAGATTGTAAGAATCGATGAAGAGGAGAGTTTTTCTCCTACAAGCTTGGAACTAGATAATCTTCTAAGTGATATTAATAATATAGATTTGTCTAATTTTAACGGTATTGTTTTATCCGATTATGCTAAGGGCGTCTGTTCAGATTCTGTGTGTCAAAATGTAATTAAAAGAGCTGCAAATTTAAATATACCAACAATAGTAGATCCAAAGGGGTCTAATTGGGAAAAGTATAAGGGAGCCACAGTTTTAACCCCAAACCTTAAAGAGGTTGGAGATGTTTATGGTATGGAGATACCTAATAATGATAGTGAAGTTGAAAGGGTAGGTCTGGAGCTTTTAAATAGATTTAACCTAACTAATATAATTATAACAAGAAGCGAAAAAGGGATGACCCTTATAAATAGGAATACAACTGAACATTTTCCTACAATGGCTAAGGATGTATTTGATGTTTCTGGTGCTGGTGATACGGTTGTAGCAGGTGTAATAAGGTTTCTAACAGCGGGTTTAGATATAAAAGATGCAATTAATATAGCTAACTTTGCTGCGGGTATTGTTGTTGGACATGTAGGTACCTGGCCAATAAAAATGGAAGAGTTATTGGAAAAATCATCGGATAGTAAAACCCTTAACAGCACTATTATAGACCTTAAAAAGAACCACAAAAAAATTGTTTTTACCAATGGTTGTTTTGATCTACTACATCCAGGCCATGTAGATTATATGCAGAAGGCTAAAGAACTTGGGGATTATCTAATAATTGGACTTAATTCCGATGAGTCTGTTAGAAGATTAAAGGGTAAAGATAGACCTGTTAATAGTGAACAAGTTCGTAAAACTATGTTAGAAGCCCTAGGTTGTGTAGATGCTGTAGAGATTTTTAATGAAGATACACCTTACCAGTTAATTAAAAGGATTTCACCTGATATTTTAGTTAAAGGTGGTGATTATAATATAGAAGATATAGTTGGTCGTGAGTTTGCAAAGGAGACAAAGACAATAGAGTTTCTTGAAGGATTCTCAACTACTAGCTTAATAGATAGGATTAAACAAGCATATGTGTGA
- a CDS encoding D-sedoheptulose-7-phosphate isomerase, producing the protein MSYNEIILQRLGESSSVKKKMVESTKIIESINTSVKIILDSYKNCDGSIFFAGNGGSAADAQHLAAELVGRFYLNRKSLKAEAITVNTSTITAVANDYGYDNIFSRAIEGKGRKGDVFVGISTSGNSKNIVNAVKLCKEIGIKTIGFTGENLGIMDDICDVMVKIPSSNTPRIQEGHILAGHIICELVEKEMFPNV; encoded by the coding sequence GTGAGTTATAACGAAATTATTTTACAACGGTTAGGTGAATCCTCATCAGTTAAAAAAAAGATGGTAGAGTCTACCAAAATAATAGAATCTATAAACACTAGTGTTAAAATTATACTAGATAGTTATAAAAATTGTGATGGATCAATATTTTTTGCAGGAAATGGCGGGAGTGCAGCGGATGCACAACATTTAGCTGCAGAACTTGTTGGACGGTTTTATTTAAATAGAAAATCATTAAAGGCTGAGGCTATTACTGTAAATACTTCAACTATTACAGCTGTTGCAAACGATTATGGTTACGATAATATCTTTTCAAGGGCAATAGAGGGTAAGGGTCGTAAAGGTGATGTCTTTGTAGGCATCTCAACTAGTGGAAACTCAAAAAATATTGTAAATGCAGTTAAACTCTGTAAAGAAATAGGTATTAAAACAATAGGTTTTACAGGAGAAAATCTTGGAATAATGGATGATATTTGTGATGTAATGGTTAAAATACCATCCTCGAATACACCAAGAATACAAGAAGGTCATATCCTTGCCGGGCACATTATATGTGAATTAGTAGAGAAGGAGATGTTTCCTAATGTTTAA
- a CDS encoding DUF6675 family protein codes for MKNIFITLLLLLTLDISAFNSLMPDLTDGQKELFNKQSYLKESDVKYKDGFRLIPKDYPLKSEFLKEVNEYKPELCIELLFEFDKPNFEGEKLTKFLQENILAVSDQVGIEYFSFNRNKMYPLIEKSYMVESYSNKKEKISDPVINEVKELRRYTLFQKDSTFGSNYYSLISRTKKGIIWNQMDNITDLSVFKIFKALDEGSLRVDYMIIPNQDKLLLYSVVQIKDPPKVENVLGRKVNIPDSVRKRIQAIIEWYIKKIT; via the coding sequence ATGAAAAATATTTTTATTACACTACTTTTACTGTTAACATTGGATATATCTGCATTTAATAGTTTAATGCCAGACTTAACAGATGGGCAAAAAGAGCTTTTTAACAAACAATCCTATCTAAAGGAGAGTGATGTTAAGTATAAGGATGGGTTTAGATTAATACCTAAAGATTACCCTCTTAAAAGCGAATTTTTGAAAGAAGTTAATGAGTATAAACCTGAGTTATGTATTGAACTTCTATTTGAGTTTGATAAACCAAATTTTGAAGGTGAAAAGTTAACTAAATTTTTACAAGAGAATATATTGGCAGTTTCAGACCAGGTTGGTATTGAGTACTTCTCTTTTAATAGAAATAAAATGTACCCTCTAATAGAAAAGTCATATATGGTGGAGAGTTATTCAAATAAAAAAGAGAAGATAAGTGATCCTGTAATTAATGAGGTTAAAGAACTAAGGAGATATACCCTTTTTCAAAAGGACTCTACATTTGGTAGTAATTACTACTCATTAATAAGTAGAACTAAGAAGGGTATTATATGGAATCAAATGGATAATATTACAGACCTGTCTGTCTTTAAAATTTTTAAGGCGTTGGATGAGGGAAGTCTACGTGTTGATTATATGATAATCCCTAATCAAGATAAACTACTTCTTTACTCTGTTGTGCAGATTAAAGATCCTCCAAAGGTAGAGAATGTTCTTGGTAGAAAAGTTAATATACCTGATTCTGTTAGAAAAAGGATACAAGCCATTATTGAGTGGTATATAAAAAAAATTACCTAA